cagtagtagtctgtagtagtctatagtagtctatagtattctgtagtagtctgtagtagtctatagtagtctatagtagtctgtagtagtcagtagtagtctgtagtagccagtagtagtcagtagtagtcagtagtagtcagtagtagtagtcagtagtagtagtcagtagtagtctgtagtagccagtagtagtcagtagtagtagtcagtagtagtcagtagttgtctgtagtagtcagtagtagtagtcagtagtagtagtcagtagtagtaatCTTTCATCTTCAGACTCAGGATGGACAGCAGGTGGAGTTTCCCTTGGAGGTGGTGTTACTGCGGATCGTGGGAGGTAGGGGTGAGGCTACGGGGGAGGGGATGGGTGAGGTTGTCCCTCCCCCCCGTGCTGCGGTGGCCCTGCTGGACTGGTTTGAGCTGGATCGGGAGTTGGTGCTGGTTCTGGAGAGACCAGTTCCCTGTATGGACCTCTATGACTACATTCAGATGAGAGGAGGAACTCTGCAGGAGGAACACGCCAGggtgagggggggagggagagagagagagagagagagagacagagagacagagagagagagagagagagagagagagagagagagagagagagagagagagagagagagagagagagagagagagaggacagagagagagagagagagagagagagagagagagagagagagagagagagactctctgtctcactctccgtgtctctgtctctctctctctctctctctctctctctctctctctctctctctctctctctctctctctctctctctctctctctctctctctctctctctctgtctctctctctgtctctctctctctctctctctctctctctctctctctctctctctctctctctctctctctctctgtctctctctctctctctctctctctgtctctctctctgtctctctctctctgtctctctctctctctctgtctctctgtctctctctctgtctctctgtctctgtctctctctctctctctctctctgtctctctctctctctctctctgtctctctgtctctctctctgtctctctgtctctctctctctctctctctgtctctgtctctctctctctctgtctctctctctctgtctctctctctctctctctgtctctctgtctctctctctgtctctctctctctctctctctctctctctctctctctctctctctctctctctgtctctctctctctctctctctctgtctctctctctctctctctctctctctctctctgtctctctctctctctgtctctctctgtccctctctctctgtctctctctctgtctctctctctctgtctctctctctctgtctctctgtctctctctctctctctctctctgtctctctgtctctctctctgtctctctgtctctctctctgtctctctctctgtctctctctctctctctctctctgtctctctctctgtctctctctgtctctctctctctgtctctctctctctctctctctctctgtctctctgtctctctctgtctctctctctctctctctccccctctctctatgtctctctctctctctctctctctctctctctctctctctctctctctctctctcaggtcattCTGAGGCAGCTAGTTGAAGCAATGAGAGAGGTCCATTCCAGAGGTGTTCTCCATCGTGACCTCAAACCGGAGAACGTTCTAGTAGAAACCGGTTCCACCTCGCCTCGGATCAGGGTCCTAGACTTCGGCTGCGGCTGCATTCTCAGAGACGGGCCTTACACAGAGTGTTACGGTAGGCTGGTGTCCAACCGCTGGGATTAAACCATAACACTGCTTTAGCCCGCTGAGCTAAAGCCTGGATGGTAGCTATGGGAAACCAACACGTTTCTACTGATCTCAGATATACACACACCTTCCtgttctgtgttgtgtgtgtgtgtgtgtgtgtgtgtgtgtgtgtatttctgtgtgtgtgtgtgtgtgtgtgtgtgtgtgtgtgtgtgtgtgtgtgtgtgtgtgtgtgtgtgtgtgtgtgtgtgtgtgtgtgtgtgtgtgtgtttctgtgtgtgtgtgtgtgtgtgtgtgtgtgtgtgtgtgtgtgtgtatttctgtgtgtgtgtgtgtgtgtgtatttctgtgtgtgtgtgtgtatttctgtgtatttctgtgtatttctgtgtgtgtgtgtgtgtgtgtgtgtgtgtgtgtgtgtgtgtgtgtgtgtgtgtgtgtgtgtgtgtgtgtgtaggtacgtCCCAGTACACCCCTCCAGAGTGGTTTCTGAGCGAGTCGTACCGGGCCGGGCCCTCCACAGTGTGGCAGCTGGGGGTTGTGCTGTACGACATGCTGTGTGGTGACCAGCCCTTCAACACACGACGAGAGATTATCTATGAAGAGCCTTACATCAAGGACCAACTGTCCCgacgtaagacacacacacacaggaatacacacacatctatgaAGAGCCTTACATCAAGGACCAACTGTCCCGACGTAAGACACacacaggaatacacacacaggaatacacacacaggaatacacacacaggaaTACAAGGACCAACTGTCCCGACGTAaggaatacacacacagacaaacagacagacacacacaggaataCAAGGACCAAATGTCCCGACGTAaggaatacacacacaggaatacacacacatctatgaAGAGCCTTACATCAAGGACCAACTGTCCCGACGTAAGGAATacacaggaatacacacacaggaatacacacacaggaaTACAAGGACCAACTGTCCCGACGTAaggaatacacacacagacagacagacagacacacacaggaataCAAGGACCAACTGTCCCGACGTAaggaatacacacacaggaatacacacacatctatgaAGAGCCTTACATCAAGGACCAACTGTCCCGACGTAAGGAATacacaggaatacacacacaggaatacacacacaggaaTACAAGGACCAACTGTCCCGACGtaaggaatacacacacacagacagacagacagacagacagacagacagacagacagacagacagacagacagacagacagacagacagacagacagacagacagacagacagacagacagacacacacaggaataCAAGGACCAACTGTCCCGACGTAaggaatacacacacaggaatacacacacaggaatacacacacaggaatacacacacaggaatacacacacaggaaTACAAGGACCAACTGTCCCGACGTAaggaatacacacacagacagacagacagacagacagacacacacaggaataCAAGGACCAACTGTCCCGACgtaaggaacacacacacaggaatacacacacaggaaTACAAGGACCAACTGTCCCGACGTAaggaatacacacacaggaatacacacacaggaatacacacacaggaaTACATAGACAGGAATACAAGGACCAACTGTCCCGACGTAAGACACACACAGGAATACAAGGACCAACTGTCCCgacgtaagacacacacacacaggaatacaAGGACCAACTGTCCCGACGTAAGACACACACAGGAATACAAGGACCAACTGTCCCGACGTAAGACACACACAGGAATACAAGGACCAACTGTCCCgacgtaagacacacacacacaggaatacaAGGACCAACTGTCCCGACGTAAGACACACACAGGAATACAAGGACCAACTGTCCCGACGTAaggaatacacacacaggaatacacacacatctatgaAGAGCCTTACATCAAGGACCAACTGTCCCGACGtaaggaatacacacacacacacagacagacagacagacagacagacacaggaatacatagacagacagacagacagacagacagacagacagacagacagacagacagacagacagacagacagacagacagacagacaggcaggcaggcagacagacacaggaatacatagacagacagacagacagacagacaggcagacagacacaggaatacacagacagacagacagacagacagacagacagacagacagacagacagacagacagacagacagacagacagacaggcaggcaggcagacagacacaggaatacatagacagacagacagacagacaggcagacagacacaggaatacatagacagacagacagacacacagacagacagacaggcagacaggcagacagacacaggaatacacagacagacagacagacagacagacagacagacagacagacagacagacaggcagacagacagacagacagacagacagacagacagacagacagacagacagacagacaggaatacatagacaggcaggcaggcaggcagacagacagacagacagacagacagacagacagacagacagacagacagacagacagacagacagacacaggaatatatagacagacagacagacagacagacagacagacagacagacagacagacagacagacaggcagacagacacaggaatacacagacagacagacagacagacagacagacagacagacagacagacagacagacagacagacagacaggcaggcaggcaggcaggcaggcaggcaggcagacagacagaggaatacacacacaggaatacacagacagacagacttgttCTCTCTCCTTTGTTCTCCAGACTGTGTGGATCTGTTGAGGAGGTGTCTGGCGAAGCGACCCCGAGGGCGGCCCACTCTGGACGAGATGTTACTCCACCCCTGGCTCCAGCCGGACACGCCCCCTGGCTCCAGCCGGACACGCCCCCCCGGCTCCATCCAGACACGCCCCCTGGCTCCCGCCGGACACGCCCCCTGGCTCCAGCCGGACACGCCCCCCGGCTCCAACCGGACACGCCCCCTGGCTACAGTGAACCGGACACTCCCCCTGGACAGACCTGCAGCTTGTCACCTGAACCCGacataaacattttttaaaacatttttttgaacTGTCTTTGAAAATTGACTCCTTCAACGTGAAAATATAAACTTTgaacaaatatcatacttttgttaccctgtcatatatatatactgtattctagtcatggttcatcctatataactactgctgtccacttcatatgtatatactgtattctagtcatggttcatcctgctgtccacttcatatgtatatactgtattctagtcctggttcatcctatataactactgctgtccacttcatatgtatatactgtattctagttcatcctatataactactgctgtccacttcatatgtatatactgtattctagtcatggttcatcctatataactactgctgtccacttcatatgtatatactgtattctagtcatggttcatcctgctgtccacttcatatgtatatactgtattctagtcatggttcatcctgctgtccacttcatatgtatatactgtattctagtcatggttcatcctgctgtccacttcatatgtatatactgtattctagtcatggttcatcctgttgttcacttcatatgtatatactgtattctagtcatggttcatcctgctgtccacttcatatgtatatactgtattctagtcatggttcatcctgctgtccacttcatatgtatatactgtattctagtcatggttcatcctatataactactgctgtccacttcatatgtatatactgtattctagtcatggttcatcctatataactactgttgtccacttcatatgtatatactgtattctagtcatggtttatcctgttgtccacttcatatgtatatactgtattctagttcatcctatataactactgctgtccacttcatatgtatatactgtattctagttcatcctatataactactgctgtccacttcatatgtatatactgtattctagttcatcctatataactactgttgtccacttcatatgtatatactgtattctagtcatggttcatcctgctgtccacttcatatatatatactgtattctagttatggttcatcctatatcactactgctgtccacttcatatgtatatactgtattctagttcatcctatataactactactgtccacttcatatgtatatactgtattctagttcatcctatataactactgctgtccacttcatatgtatatactgtattctagtcatggttcatcctatataactactgctgtccacttcatatgtatatactgtattctagtcatggttcatcctatataactactgttgtccacttcatatgtatatactgtattctagtggttcatcctgctgtccacttcatatatatatactgtattctagtcatggttcatcctatataactactgctgtccacttcatatgtatatactgtattctagttcatcctatataactactgctgtccacttcatatgtatatactgtattctagtcatggttcatcctatataactactgctgtccacttcatatgtatatactgtattctagtcatggttcatcctatataactactgctgtccacttcatatgtatatactgtattctagtcatggtttatcctatataactactgctgtccacttcatatatatatactgtattctagttcatcctatataactactgctgtccacttcatatgtatatactgtattctagttcatcctatataactactgttgtccacttcatatgtatatactgtattctagtcatggtttatcctgttgtccacttcatatgtatatactgtattctagttcatcctatataactactgttgtatgacttcatatatatatactgtattctagttcatcctatataactactgctgtccacttcatatgtatatactgtattctagttcatcctatataactactgctgtccacttcatatgtatatactgtattctagttcatcctatataactactgctgtccacttcatatgtatatactgtattctagttcatcctatataactactgctgtccacttcatatgtatatactgtattctagttcatcctatataactactgttgtccacttcatatgtatatactgtattctagtcatggttcatcctgctgtccacttcatatgtatatactgtattctagtcatggttcatcctatataactactgttgtatgacttcatatgtatatactgtattctagttcatcctatataactactgctgtccacttctcCTCTATTCATATAAAGTCCAttttgtctatacacaccatcatatacatatGTAATATGTTTATATTCTgaactctgacattgctcacccTAATATCTCTACATTTCTTAATGTAATtagtttattatttttttattttttttgggggggtgtatTGTTTTGTTAGgtgttactgcactgttgaattTTGCCACACCCATGAAAACTTTTGCAAAATATgtgtacgtgacaaataaaaatgttattttaattttaaCATATACTCAATTAATATATTTTGCTGTACTGGAACCCACTGGTGGTTTCCTTGGTTACATTTCAACCTTCCAGAACGAGTGACAACGATTCTGCTTGAaactaaaaaaaaacattattgaaATACAAAGACTATATCACGTCATATTCAACCTTATATTGATAACGAGGTATCCATTAATTTTTTTTATTATGTCCTGAAAATtgatttatatataatatatgtccACATTAAGTTTTCGACGCACCTTCCGTCCCGACAGGCTGCGCTGTTTGAGGAAGTGCTTCTAAGACTACCTCATATCCGGTGGAGTTTCGACCAATGAGAAAGCGTCGTGTCGTTTGAACCGGGGAGCGGGACTCTATCCTGAGCTGTTGTTGAAAACGGAATAAAGACTTATATTTCATACCGTAACTAAATTAATTAATTTTTAgctttaaataaaaataaataaaaaggtgtTGTAACGGATAGAGACGGTTACCACGGTAATGTTTGAGTTCGGTGAGTATTTTGTCAGATTGTGGACGATAACCGAGTTTACTGTCACGACAGTAACGGCGGGGGAAGATAAACATTGTAACGTTactctgtcaacaacaacaacacaaaaaaaGTAGTAAATTATACCGATGTATCTATCTATTGTTGACTGTTTTTAGGTATTATAGTTAAGCTGACTAGTCATAGTAAAAAACAAATCACAATGTAAAGATGCCACTTTTGTTTTTATTCCCCCATATGTTATTTTCCTGTCGTTAACTAACGTTACATGAATTGAGAAAAACGGAAGCATAGAGGATATAAACTAACGTTTAGTCCCAATATCTCAACTGGGGCGTATTCATTACGCCAATTCGGTTGTAAAACGTTTATTAAACGGAAGCGTACGGAACTAAACAGGAAGGcgcctacctgaatttgtccaatagaaaccctCGTTTTGCTTCCGTTTGGTTCTTTAACGGTCAACGGTATACGTAACGAATACGCCCCATGTCACCATTATTTTGTCATTTGACAGTCGGTTCCCGATCTTCTTGTTGGTGAAAAAAAGAGTAAAGATGAACCGAGCAGGCCGACCGTTGTTCATGAAGACCTACGGCAAACAGAAACGGAAGTTGGAGGCCTGGATCTCCCCTGACAACCGTAAACAGGTTTTCGCCAGCACCTCTTCCTCTGACCTGTCCATCGCTGAGCCCTCCAGCCCCAAACCCCCGGCCAAGAGGTAAGAGACTTCTCTTCCCCCTGAAGAGCCAGAGATCTGGGCATTCAGGCTCTTGCTCCGTTCCTGCTCAGCAGGCCAGGGCCTAGATAGATTAGCTAGCTGAATCaggtctgttggagctgtgggTCTAGCTTCTCCTAGATAGATTAGCtagctctgttggagctgtgggtCTAGCTTCTCCTAGGTCTGTTGAGTCAGCTGTTGGGTCTAGCTTCTCCTAGATAGATTAGCTAGCTGAGTCaggtctgttggagctgtgggTCTAGCTTCTCCTAGATAGATTAGCTAGCTGAGTCaggtctgttggagctgtgggTCTAGCTTCTCCTAGATAGATTAGCTAGCTGAATCAGGTGTGGTGGGTCTGGCTTCTCCTAGATAGATTAGCTAGCTGAATCAGGTCTGTTGGATTAGCTAGCTGAATCAGGTCTGGAGCTGTGGGTCCTAGCTTCTCCTAGATAGATTAGCTAGCTGAATCaggtctgttggagctgtgggTCTAGCTTCTCCTAGATAGATTAGCTAGCTGAATCaggtctgttggagctgtgggTCTAGCTTCTCCTAGATAGATTAGCTAGCTGGTGGGTCTAGCTTCTCCTAGATAGATTAGCTAGCTGAaggtctgttggagctgtgggTGTCTTCtagctgctctgttggagctgtgtcTTCTTCTAGATGGTCTGAATCTGTGCTGGGTCTAGCTTCTCTGTAGATTAGCTTCTGAAACaggtctgttggagctgtgggTCTTTCTCTGATCTGAATCAGGTCTGTTGGAGCTGTGTCTTCTTCTAtggtcttctctgctctctctctgtgtcttcttctatggtcttctctgctctctctctgtcttcttctatggtcttctctgctctctctgtgtcttcttctatggtcttctctgctctctctctgtcttctatggtcttctctctctctctttgtcttcttCTATGGTCTTCTCTGCACTCTCTGTGTCTTCTTCTAtggtcttctctgctctctctgtgtcttcttctatggtcttctctgctctctctctgtcttcttctatggtcttctctctctctctttgtcttcttctatggtcttctctgctctctctctgtcttcttctatGTCTTCTTCTATGGTCTTCTCTgtgtcttcttctcttctctgtcttcttctatggtcttctctggtctctctctctttgtcttcttctatggtcttctctgctctctctctgtgtcttcttctatggtcttctctgctctctctctgtgtcttcttctatggtcttctctgctctctctctgtcttcttctatggtcttctctgctctctctctgtcttcttctatggtcttctctgctctcgctctgtcttctTCTAtggtcttctctgctctctctctctgtcttcttctatggtcttctctgctctctctctgtgtcttcttcTATGGTCTTCTCTGCTCTGTGtctcttctgtcttctctgctctctctgtgtcttctatGGTCTTCTAtggtcttctctgctctctctgtgtcttcttctatggtcttctctgctctctctgtgtcttcttctatggtcttctctgctctctctgtgtcttcttctatggtcttctctgctctctctttatctcaccaTCTAAACTGTgacctctcctcttttcttctgCACTGATATGAAaacatcctcttcctctcctcccggcctcccttcccctgttccagagggagaaagagaagtacAGCAGATGGCAGTAGAGCGCTGCGGCCGGCTAAGACCAAAGCCCTGTCCTGGACAGCAGATATCAGTAGAGAGCTGCGACAAGCGAAGACCAAAGCCCTGTCCTGTCTGAGAGAGCAGGACAGTGATGAAGAGAACATCTTCATCGTCCCTCCTCCCCAGCAGCAgagcaacaacacagccaggtcAGACTGGTGGCATTACCTTTCTGGTCCTCAAATGTTTCtgacccgtctgtctgtctcgatctgacccgtctgtctgtctctatctgacccgtctgtctgtctctatctgacccctctgtctgtctctatctgacccctctgtctgtctctatctgacccctctgtctgtctctatctgacccctctgtctgtctctatctgacccctctgtctgtctctatctgacccctctgtctgtctctatctgacccgtctgtctgtctctatctgacccgtctgtctgtctctatctgacccctctgtctgtctctat
The genomic region above belongs to Oncorhynchus nerka isolate Pitt River linkage group LG18, Oner_Uvic_2.0, whole genome shotgun sequence and contains:
- the LOC135561971 gene encoding serine/threonine-protein kinase pim-2-like; translation: MACRSIRSLTTGKDLDTHTSPLANEGGANEGLSRLTLRDERAERRRRNRKSSERSTGGRGERKRRRKSSERSTGGRGERKRRGRSQKEEEEGNLSLESTLIDTLQPPQCNSREQSRDPVAERFVQLGCLGGGGYGIVYAGYRREDNLPVAIKRVPLAKVLHISVTQDGQQVEFPLEVVLLRIVGGRGEATGEGMGEVVPPPRAAVALLDWFELDRELVLVLERPVPCMDLYDYIQMRGGTLQEEHARVILRQLVEAMREVHSRGVLHRDLKPENVLVETGSTSPRIRVLDFGCGCILRDGPYTECYGTSQYTPPEWFLSESYRAGPSTVWQLGVVLYDMLCGDQPFNTRREIIYEEPYIKDQLSRHCVDLLRRCLAKRPRGRPTLDEMLLHPWLQPDTPPGSSRTRPPGSIQTRPLAPAGHAPWLQPDTPPGSNRTRPLATVNRTLPLDRPAACHLNPT